From a region of the Desulfomonile tiedjei genome:
- a CDS encoding pentapeptide repeat-containing protein: MSKKFVDAQEAWRDIASGMDDAALMRKYNLSMAGLINLFMRLRDSGTITPSELEARMPNPATKLKIRNQFTDEVIFRESAQSVKDLVERAIGFGVDLAEADLAGANLFGLKGAGAGLSEAGLFRVNLGDADLSRAVLFRAELSNAVLKGATLRSAELSEANLFSADISSGDLAGASLVRANLDEANLTNADLSNADLTEARLVGANLSAANLSGAKLVGADLEGADLTSAKLETADLDGADLTSAKLANTVLD, encoded by the coding sequence GTGTCAAAGAAGTTTGTCGACGCTCAGGAAGCCTGGCGAGACATCGCCTCCGGTATGGATGACGCGGCCCTTATGAGGAAGTACAACCTGTCCATGGCAGGATTGATAAATCTATTCATGAGGCTTCGCGATTCCGGCACAATCACCCCGTCCGAGCTTGAGGCGAGAATGCCTAACCCTGCGACAAAACTCAAAATAAGAAACCAGTTCACGGACGAGGTAATTTTCCGCGAGTCAGCCCAATCCGTGAAAGACCTGGTGGAGCGTGCAATAGGATTCGGAGTGGACTTGGCCGAAGCTGATCTGGCCGGCGCGAACTTGTTCGGCTTGAAAGGCGCGGGGGCAGGGTTGTCAGAGGCCGGCCTATTCAGAGTAAACTTGGGGGACGCGGACCTTTCACGCGCCGTTCTTTTCAGGGCCGAACTCTCCAACGCGGTGCTCAAGGGAGCGACCCTGAGGAGCGCCGAATTGTCGGAAGCCAACCTGTTTTCCGCTGACATTTCCAGCGGGGACCTCGCGGGCGCGAGCCTCGTTCGGGCTAACCTCGATGAAGCAAACCTGACGAACGCAGATCTGAGCAACGCGGATCTCACGGAGGCTCGCCTGGTAGGCGCCAACCTCTCGGCAGCCAACCTCTCGGGCGCGAAACTTGTGGGAGCGGATTTGGAAGGAGCGGACCTGACCTCGGCCAAGCTTGAAACTGCGGACCTCGACGGCGCAGACTTGACCTCGGCGAAATTGGCAAACACGGTGTTGGATTAA
- a CDS encoding DUF485 domain-containing protein: MAEKKEDWAAIAKNPKFVELHHRKAYFLFGWWIFSTVYYFLLPIGAGSATELWRWKVIGNINFGYLFALSQFFVSWALAIYYAVWANRVSDRLTNELLDELKLK; this comes from the coding sequence GTGGCAGAAAAAAAGGAAGATTGGGCGGCAATAGCCAAGAACCCAAAATTTGTAGAACTCCACCACAGAAAAGCCTATTTTCTCTTCGGATGGTGGATTTTTTCAACTGTTTACTACTTCCTCCTCCCCATTGGGGCCGGTTCCGCGACTGAGCTATGGCGGTGGAAAGTGATAGGTAACATCAATTTCGGTTACCTATTTGCACTTTCACAGTTCTTTGTGTCATGGGCATTGGCCATCTACTACGCGGTCTGGGCCAACCGGGTATCCGACAGACTCACCAATGAGCTGTTGGACGAACTCAAACTCAAATGA
- a CDS encoding DUF4212 domain-containing protein: protein MMQDRLRNYYRGSVSIAATCVTVLIIVTYVMGIFLAASLNGFHIAGFPVGFWVANLGSIWVACLVSRFTAPPPEEIQELVYSLRYPREALRP, encoded by the coding sequence ATGATGCAAGACAGGTTGCGCAACTATTATCGCGGCAGTGTGAGCATCGCAGCGACCTGCGTTACGGTGTTGATCATAGTTACCTATGTCATGGGCATATTTCTCGCGGCTTCACTTAACGGCTTCCACATTGCCGGATTCCCCGTCGGTTTTTGGGTTGCGAATCTGGGATCTATATGGGTCGCATGCCTCGTTTCCAGGTTTACTGCTCCCCCGCCGGAAGAAATCCAGGAACTGGTTTACTCGCTTCGCTATCCACGGGAAGCGCTGCGGCCATAA
- a CDS encoding PAS domain S-box protein — MRDEDKTREELLSELSSLREELLHLRCIPKERRSDSEIDLSSAEWDDASPGSFEPPDWDLEDSDLPTIDDLLGAKDSPRILDTTRHGPGDMEHGGLFSKDVTESGSFDLRWLRLASFAKLLEAIPMPILMVDLAGFIQFANKAFLNLTKDTSKILGSCIYSFFPDPDAIRRAEEELANVFLRRTPAFREGRLNIDGTEIWCRMSFRSIRFGTERSVLVLIEDLTTEKRELNLNKKYKKLVTVFPIGIAEFALVRPVPCDLPMDDVFPLVADAKVTGANIEFAKQQGLRSVDDLRGASLHDVFPVEAKNRQLLQTWVQKRLTTSSLEWRETAVDGESRFFEITLVGIIRADRLVEFWGMRQDITERKRVQEELVEKIRIIDELYEHVLQACKAKAIEEHTGKVAHELRQPLAIIGGFARRMVKDLTTSHKIDEIAQKEAFQIIIKEIERLEDILRGLVEYTERGNVHLGKMNPNRAIQHVLDINAGRLQEKNIRVEANLDDEAEEIVVDAEGFEQVVRNLLANAVEASVPGELIRIETGVSIPSGKAQEVGLLESDAYFEMKIEMHGKVMPPDELQKIFNPFVTTKDYGTGIGLTLAKKIVEDHKGSISVKSNEEGTLFTVWLPMNPRQT, encoded by the coding sequence ATGAGGGACGAGGACAAAACCAGAGAAGAACTTCTAAGCGAATTGTCAAGCTTGCGTGAAGAATTGCTCCACCTCAGATGCATCCCAAAGGAAAGAAGGTCGGATTCGGAAATCGATCTGTCCTCCGCGGAATGGGACGACGCTTCTCCTGGGTCTTTCGAACCCCCGGATTGGGACCTTGAAGATTCTGATTTGCCTACCATAGATGACTTGCTGGGAGCCAAGGACTCCCCGAGAATTTTGGATACCACGCGGCATGGGCCGGGGGATATGGAGCATGGGGGGCTGTTTAGCAAAGACGTCACCGAGTCCGGCAGTTTCGACCTCAGATGGCTACGTCTGGCCTCTTTTGCAAAATTGCTTGAGGCAATTCCTATGCCTATCCTCATGGTTGACCTGGCAGGGTTCATACAATTCGCCAATAAAGCATTCCTAAACCTGACCAAGGATACTTCCAAGATCTTGGGCTCTTGTATCTACTCCTTTTTTCCTGATCCCGATGCTATTCGGCGGGCCGAAGAGGAGTTGGCAAACGTTTTCCTGCGTAGGACGCCCGCGTTCAGAGAAGGCCGCTTGAATATTGACGGAACCGAGATTTGGTGCCGCATGAGCTTTCGATCCATACGCTTTGGGACCGAAAGATCGGTTCTGGTACTTATAGAAGATCTGACAACGGAAAAGAGAGAGCTAAATCTCAACAAGAAGTACAAAAAGCTCGTAACAGTCTTCCCGATTGGTATCGCGGAATTCGCCCTTGTCAGGCCGGTTCCGTGCGACCTGCCGATGGATGATGTTTTTCCGCTGGTTGCAGACGCTAAGGTGACCGGAGCGAACATCGAATTTGCCAAGCAACAGGGGCTCCGCAGTGTGGATGATTTAAGGGGGGCCAGTTTGCATGACGTGTTCCCGGTGGAGGCCAAGAATCGTCAGTTGCTCCAAACATGGGTTCAGAAGCGCTTGACAACCAGCTCTTTGGAATGGAGAGAGACAGCGGTCGACGGTGAGTCCAGATTCTTCGAAATCACTCTAGTGGGAATTATTCGGGCAGACCGTCTGGTGGAATTCTGGGGCATGCGCCAGGATATCACCGAGCGGAAGCGCGTCCAGGAAGAATTGGTGGAAAAAATAAGAATAATTGATGAACTCTACGAGCATGTGCTTCAGGCGTGCAAAGCTAAGGCCATAGAGGAGCACACAGGAAAAGTGGCTCACGAGCTAAGGCAGCCTCTGGCCATCATCGGCGGATTCGCGCGTAGGATGGTGAAGGACTTGACAACGAGCCATAAGATCGATGAGATCGCTCAGAAAGAAGCGTTCCAGATAATCATCAAGGAGATTGAGAGGCTTGAGGACATTTTGCGCGGCCTCGTAGAATATACTGAACGCGGAAACGTTCACCTCGGGAAAATGAATCCCAACAGAGCCATCCAGCACGTGCTGGACATCAACGCAGGGAGGTTACAGGAGAAAAACATCCGTGTGGAGGCTAATCTGGATGACGAAGCTGAAGAGATCGTGGTGGATGCCGAAGGGTTCGAGCAGGTGGTCAGGAATCTATTGGCTAATGCGGTGGAAGCCTCGGTTCCCGGAGAACTGATACGAATTGAAACCGGGGTCTCCATTCCCAGTGGAAAAGCGCAGGAAGTCGGTCTGCTCGAATCGGACGCATATTTCGAGATGAAGATCGAAATGCACGGAAAAGTGATGCCTCCAGACGAACTCCAAAAAATCTTCAACCCCTTTGTCACCACCAAAGATTATGGAACCGGCATCGGCCTGACTCTGGCCAAAAAGATTGTGGAGGACCACAAGGGTTCCATATCCGTGAAATCAAATGAAGAAGGGACCCTTTTCACGGTCTGGCTACCGATGAATCCCCGGCAGACGTAA
- a CDS encoding cation acetate symporter yields the protein MSKVYTAIILALSLGLLVNFAAPGYALAGPESVIANAVVAQAPAAPTKVQANRAITITMFIIIVLITMYIVYWAAKRTKTTADFYAARGAITGAQNGWAIAGDYMSAASFLGIAGLICLYGYDGFMYSVGWLVAYVTVLLIVAEPCRNAGKYTMGDILAFRSSPRPVRAAAAFSTVLVSIFYLTAQMVGAGKLMELLIGIPFKLAITGVGCLMIVYVALGGMIATTWVQIIKAGLLVTGAIVLCLLVSVKAGFNPVQFFHDIANSTQIQEWVRVSLLKDAVAKPGFDYGQRFLEPGLYLKDVWDQISLGMALVLGTAGMPHILMRFFTVPTAQAARKSVIIAMFIIGGFYILTTILGFGSAIHVTPQISASVDAGGNMSNMLLAQMLGNQIYPLVGDILLAFLCAVAFATILAVVSGLVLASAAAISHDIYVSVIKGGRADQREQVRAARIASICVGAVAVVIGILAEGQNVAHLVALAFAVASAGNLPTVVLSLFWRKMNTAGIVAGLVIGTVVSILLVLVSPNMQYPKAIAAGQLKIAAELETKQKAGAVLTEKEQGTLKTAKAAYEKNKDGTSYIFGLDKPLFPLRNPGIVSIPLGFLSAIVFSLLFRRKEEEDAFDELYVRQNTGVGIAKAIGH from the coding sequence ATGAGCAAGGTTTACACGGCGATCATTCTAGCCCTCTCTTTGGGCTTGCTTGTCAACTTCGCTGCGCCGGGCTATGCCCTTGCCGGACCTGAATCGGTCATTGCCAATGCGGTGGTGGCTCAAGCTCCGGCTGCTCCGACGAAAGTGCAAGCGAACAGGGCGATAACCATCACGATGTTCATCATTATCGTTTTGATCACGATGTACATCGTTTACTGGGCCGCGAAACGGACCAAAACCACGGCAGACTTCTACGCTGCTAGAGGAGCAATTACAGGAGCGCAGAACGGATGGGCCATAGCGGGAGATTACATGTCCGCGGCCTCGTTCCTAGGGATCGCGGGGCTCATCTGTCTCTACGGATACGATGGTTTCATGTACTCGGTGGGGTGGCTGGTCGCTTACGTGACCGTTCTTTTGATCGTTGCCGAGCCCTGCCGGAACGCGGGCAAGTACACAATGGGCGACATACTTGCCTTCCGCTCGTCACCTAGACCGGTGCGTGCAGCCGCTGCGTTTTCCACAGTGCTTGTTTCGATCTTCTACCTGACCGCTCAGATGGTCGGAGCAGGCAAGCTGATGGAGCTTCTCATCGGTATACCGTTCAAGCTTGCCATCACTGGCGTCGGCTGTCTGATGATCGTGTACGTAGCGTTGGGCGGTATGATAGCCACCACCTGGGTCCAAATCATCAAGGCCGGTCTTCTCGTGACAGGAGCGATCGTATTGTGTCTGTTGGTGTCGGTAAAGGCAGGGTTCAACCCGGTCCAGTTTTTCCATGACATCGCCAACAGCACCCAGATTCAGGAATGGGTCCGGGTATCGCTCCTGAAAGACGCTGTGGCTAAGCCGGGATTTGATTACGGGCAGCGATTCCTTGAACCGGGGTTATATCTGAAGGACGTGTGGGACCAGATCTCTCTGGGCATGGCCCTTGTTCTCGGAACCGCGGGCATGCCGCACATACTCATGCGTTTCTTCACCGTGCCGACTGCTCAGGCTGCCCGCAAGTCGGTTATTATAGCGATGTTTATCATCGGCGGTTTCTACATACTGACGACCATCCTGGGCTTTGGTTCAGCGATTCATGTTACCCCGCAAATCTCCGCTAGCGTGGACGCGGGGGGCAATATGTCCAACATGCTGCTTGCTCAGATGCTGGGCAACCAGATCTATCCTCTGGTAGGCGACATACTTCTGGCCTTCCTCTGCGCTGTGGCCTTTGCGACCATTCTCGCTGTTGTGTCGGGCCTCGTGCTCGCGTCTGCCGCGGCCATCTCACATGACATTTATGTGAGCGTGATCAAAGGCGGTCGCGCGGACCAGCGTGAGCAGGTGCGAGCCGCGAGAATCGCGTCCATTTGTGTCGGCGCTGTCGCGGTGGTCATTGGAATCCTGGCGGAAGGACAGAACGTTGCTCACCTAGTTGCCCTGGCCTTCGCAGTGGCGTCGGCCGGCAATCTGCCGACCGTCGTGCTGTCACTGTTCTGGCGGAAGATGAACACAGCGGGCATCGTCGCAGGCCTGGTAATCGGGACGGTGGTGTCGATACTGCTGGTTCTTGTTTCGCCCAATATGCAGTACCCCAAGGCCATTGCGGCAGGCCAGTTGAAGATCGCGGCGGAACTCGAGACCAAACAGAAGGCCGGGGCCGTGCTGACGGAAAAAGAGCAGGGCACGCTCAAGACCGCCAAAGCTGCCTATGAGAAAAACAAGGACGGAACGTCCTACATCTTTGGTTTGGATAAGCCTCTGTTTCCTCTGAGGAACCCGGGGATCGTATCTATTCCGCTCGGATTCCTCTCAGCGATCGTCTTTTCCTTGCTGTTCAGGAGGAAAGAGGAAGAAGACGCGTTTGATGAACTTTACGTGCGGCAAAACACGGGGGTCGGCATAGCCAAGGCTATCGGACATTAG